In Panthera tigris isolate Pti1 chromosome C1, P.tigris_Pti1_mat1.1, whole genome shotgun sequence, the following proteins share a genomic window:
- the SRSF11 gene encoding serine/arginine-rich splicing factor 11 isoform X2 — translation MSNTTVVPSTAGPGPSGGPGGGGGGGGGGGTEVIQVTNVSPSASSEQMRTLFGFLGKIDELRLFPPDDSPLPVSSRVCFVKFHDPDSAVVAQHLTNTVFVDRALIVVPYAEGVIPDETKALSLLAPANAVAGLLPGGGLLPTPNPLTQIGAVPLAALGAPTLDPALAALGLPGANLNSQSLAADQLLKLMSTVDPKLNHVAAGLVSPSLKSDTSSKEIEEAMKRVREAQSLISAAIEPDKKEEKRRHSRSRSRSRRRRTPSSSRHRRSRSRSRRRSHSKSRSRRRSKSPRRRRSHSRERGRRSRSTSKTREKKKEDKEKKRSKTPPKSYSTARRSRSASRERRRRRSRSGTRSPKKPRSPKRKLSRSPSPRRHKKEKKKDKDKERSRDERERSTSKKKKSKDKEKDRERKSESDKDVKQVTRDYDEEEQGYDSEKEKKEEKKPTEPSSPKTKECSVEKGTGDSLRESKVNGDDHHEEDMDMSD, via the exons ATGAGCAACACTACCGTCGTCCCCAGTACTGCGGGCCCGGGCCCCAGCGGCGGGCccggtggcggcggcggtggcggcggaggcggcggcacCGAGGTAATCCAGGTGACTAATGTCTCCCCGAGCGCTAGCTCTGAGCAGATGCGGACCCTCTTCGGTTTCCTAGGCAAGATCGACGAACTGCGCCTCTTCCCGCCAGA tgATTCACCTTTGCCAGTCTCTTCCCGTGTCTGCTTTGTTAAGTTCCATGATCCGGATTCAGCAGTTGTGGCACAGCATCTGACAAACACTGTATTCGTTGACAGAGCTTTGATAGTCGTACCATATGCAGAAG GAGTTATTCCTGATGAGACTAAGGCTTTGTCTCTGTTGGCACCAGCTAATGCAGTGGCAGGTCTTCTGCCTGGTGGTGGACTCCTGCCTACCCCTAACCCACTTACCCAG ATTGGCGCTGTTCCACTGGCTGCTTTGGGAGCTCCTACTCTTGATCCTGCCCTTGCTGCACTTGGGCTTCCTGGAGCAAACTTGAACTCGCAG tctCTTGCTGCAGATCAGTTGCTGAAGCTTATGAGCACTGTTGATCCCAA GTTGAATCATGTAGCTGCTGGTCTTGTTTCACCAAGTCTGAAATCAGATACCTCTAGTAAAGAAATAGAGGAAGCCATGAAGAGAGTACGAGAAGCACAGTCCCTAATATCTGCTGCTATAGAACCAG ataagaaagaagaaaaacgaAGGCACTCAAGATCAAGATCGCGCTCTAGAAGGAGGAGGACTCCCTCATCTTCTAGGCACAG GCGATCAAGAAGCAGATCAAGAAGGAGATCACATTCTAAGTCAAGAAGTAGGCGACGATCCAAAAGTCCAAGACGGAGAAGATCTCattccagagagagaggtagaaggtCAAGGAGCACATCAAAAACCAG agaaaaaaagaaagaagataaagaaaagaaacgtTCCAAAACACCACCAAAAAGTTATAGCACAGCCAGACGTTCCAGAAGTGCAAGCAG AGAGAGACGACGACGACGAAGTAGGAGTGGCACAAGATCTCCTAAAAAGCCTAGGTCACCTAAAAGAAAATTGTCTCGCTCACCATCCCCTAGGAG acataaaaaggagaagaagaaagataaagacaaagaaagaagcagagatgaaAGAGAACGTTCAAcaagcaagaagaagaaaagtaaagataaGGAAAAGGATCGGGAAAGGAAATCAGAGAGTGATAAAGATGTGAAA CAGGTTACACGGGATTACGATGAAGAGGAACAAGGGTATGACAgcgagaaagagaaaaaagaggagaagaagcCAACAGAACCAAGTTCCCCTAAAACAAAAGAATGTTCTGTGGAAAAGGGAACTGGTGATTCACTAAGAGAATCCAAAGTGAATGGGGATGATCATCATGAAGAAGACATGGATATGAGTGACTGA
- the SRSF11 gene encoding serine/arginine-rich splicing factor 11 isoform X1, whose translation MSNTTVVPSTAGPGPSGGPGGGGGGGGGGGTEVIQVTNVSPSASSEQMRTLFGFLGKIDELRLFPPDDSPLPVSSRVCFVKFHDPDSAVVAQHLTNTVFVDRALIVVPYAEGVIPDETKALSLLAPANAVAGLLPGGGLLPTPNPLTQIGAVPLAALGAPTLDPALAALGLPGANLNSQSLAADQLLKLMSTVDPKLNHVAAGLVSPSLKSDTSSKEIEEAMKRVREAQSLISAAIEPDKKEEKRRHSRSRSRSRRRRTPSSSRHRRSRSRSRRRSHSKSRSRRRSKSPRRRRSHSRERGRRSRSTSKTREKKKEDKEKKRSKTPPKSYSTARRSRSASRERRRRRSRSGTRSPKKPRSPKRKLSRSPSPRRHKKEKKKDKDKERSRDERERSTSKKKKSKDKEKDRERKSESDKDVKVTRDYDEEEQGYDSEKEKKEEKKPTEPSSPKTKECSVEKGTGDSLRESKVNGDDHHEEDMDMSD comes from the exons ATGAGCAACACTACCGTCGTCCCCAGTACTGCGGGCCCGGGCCCCAGCGGCGGGCccggtggcggcggcggtggcggcggaggcggcggcacCGAGGTAATCCAGGTGACTAATGTCTCCCCGAGCGCTAGCTCTGAGCAGATGCGGACCCTCTTCGGTTTCCTAGGCAAGATCGACGAACTGCGCCTCTTCCCGCCAGA tgATTCACCTTTGCCAGTCTCTTCCCGTGTCTGCTTTGTTAAGTTCCATGATCCGGATTCAGCAGTTGTGGCACAGCATCTGACAAACACTGTATTCGTTGACAGAGCTTTGATAGTCGTACCATATGCAGAAG GAGTTATTCCTGATGAGACTAAGGCTTTGTCTCTGTTGGCACCAGCTAATGCAGTGGCAGGTCTTCTGCCTGGTGGTGGACTCCTGCCTACCCCTAACCCACTTACCCAG ATTGGCGCTGTTCCACTGGCTGCTTTGGGAGCTCCTACTCTTGATCCTGCCCTTGCTGCACTTGGGCTTCCTGGAGCAAACTTGAACTCGCAG tctCTTGCTGCAGATCAGTTGCTGAAGCTTATGAGCACTGTTGATCCCAA GTTGAATCATGTAGCTGCTGGTCTTGTTTCACCAAGTCTGAAATCAGATACCTCTAGTAAAGAAATAGAGGAAGCCATGAAGAGAGTACGAGAAGCACAGTCCCTAATATCTGCTGCTATAGAACCAG ataagaaagaagaaaaacgaAGGCACTCAAGATCAAGATCGCGCTCTAGAAGGAGGAGGACTCCCTCATCTTCTAGGCACAG GCGATCAAGAAGCAGATCAAGAAGGAGATCACATTCTAAGTCAAGAAGTAGGCGACGATCCAAAAGTCCAAGACGGAGAAGATCTCattccagagagagaggtagaaggtCAAGGAGCACATCAAAAACCAG agaaaaaaagaaagaagataaagaaaagaaacgtTCCAAAACACCACCAAAAAGTTATAGCACAGCCAGACGTTCCAGAAGTGCAAGCAG AGAGAGACGACGACGACGAAGTAGGAGTGGCACAAGATCTCCTAAAAAGCCTAGGTCACCTAAAAGAAAATTGTCTCGCTCACCATCCCCTAGGAG acataaaaaggagaagaagaaagataaagacaaagaaagaagcagagatgaaAGAGAACGTTCAAcaagcaagaagaagaaaagtaaagataaGGAAAAGGATCGGGAAAGGAAATCAGAGAGTGATAAAGATGTGAAA GTTACACGGGATTACGATGAAGAGGAACAAGGGTATGACAgcgagaaagagaaaaaagaggagaagaagcCAACAGAACCAAGTTCCCCTAAAACAAAAGAATGTTCTGTGGAAAAGGGAACTGGTGATTCACTAAGAGAATCCAAAGTGAATGGGGATGATCATCATGAAGAAGACATGGATATGAGTGACTGA